One Actinospica robiniae DSM 44927 genomic region harbors:
- a CDS encoding SAF domain-containing protein, producing the protein MPYAILGVVLIAVCALGALLTSVNLGSRDAVLALASTVRAGQVITAEDLRSVQVSAGSGVSVIPAGESSSVVGQTAAVTLESGSLLTRSDLGTSTVPGAGQAVLTVLVKFGSYSVNLSAGAHVAVATGPASGSTTAGAGQPLEIDPQATVVSVTPSTTSDGSVAVELSTDVTSASTIASIPSGQAQLITVSAGS; encoded by the coding sequence ACGTCGGTCAATCTGGGATCGCGCGACGCCGTGCTGGCGCTGGCCTCGACGGTTCGCGCCGGCCAGGTGATCACGGCTGAAGATCTGCGTAGCGTCCAGGTGTCCGCGGGATCTGGTGTCTCGGTTATCCCGGCGGGCGAGTCGAGCTCGGTCGTCGGTCAGACGGCCGCCGTGACGTTGGAGTCCGGGAGTCTTCTGACCAGGTCGGACCTCGGCACCTCGACGGTGCCTGGTGCCGGTCAGGCTGTATTGACGGTGCTGGTGAAGTTCGGTTCGTACTCGGTCAACCTGTCCGCGGGCGCTCACGTGGCGGTGGCCACCGGCCCTGCGTCAGGATCCACCACTGCGGGTGCAGGGCAGCCGCTGGAAATCGACCCGCAGGCCACCGTTGTCTCCGTCACCCCGTCCACCACCTCGGACGGTTCGGTGGCAGTCGAGTTGAGCACCGATGTGACCTCGGCCAGCACGATCGCCTCGATTCCGAGCGGCCAGGCGCAGCTGATCACCGTGAGCGCGGGGTCCTGA